One Arthrobacter sp. StoSoilB20 DNA segment encodes these proteins:
- a CDS encoding TM0106 family RecB-like putative nuclease — MFFLDPEIAGAPQDLVFSASDLVIAATCEYQLLRKLDEKLGRSPKPDFAADAMLERTAALGDVHEHRVLDGFVEEFGHWDAATGKGVYDVVPASAMDRATLSAKHAESIDALRSGADVVFQAAFFDGQFHGRSDFLVKQPGGLYAVFDTKLARHAKVTALLQLAAYGDQLLNAGITPDPTVTLVLGNGVHSDHPLSRILPVFKERRERFLTMTGAHVRASGPVEWGDPRYSACGRCDYCAEQVEIHRDLLMVAGMRISRRKKLIESGVTTIDELAALPAVGDSTLLRLRGQAQLQTGTGTPDGTVHYSDKSGEAKAISYNVLPENTLDRLPAPDPGDIFFDFEGDPLWQDPATGKWGLEYLFGVIENPVEPGARPVFRPFWAHSRAEEGRAFVDFLDYVAQRRARYPGMHIYHYAAYEKTALRNLSLTHVVGETAVDDLLRQGVLVDLYDTVRHSIRVSANSYSIKKLEPLYMGQHLRSGDVTDAGASVVAYADYCTARDNGNAGEAAAILEGIRDYNEYDCLSTLELRNWLLARAAERSIVPGHAVAEAGKQDAEPEKYEAPPEEKALFEYVAGLPVEEQSSSDSRAIGIVAAGVGYHRREDKQHWWGHFDRLEKPTSQWPDERDLFIVDRAEVLQDWAKPTPRSNPARKVKLLGRSGDGAGLDASKKYFRMYQSPLPDALASKESSVLGRAGWGGTEVIEVGEDDDFESVTIVEKLRNDSTEFGQTPMALTPDSPIQTTGQRAALAALATKLRASLPSWPKDPALDLVRRKPPRLGTLTALPLVPSGPDGYVEAITAAVKDLDHSYLAVQGPPGSGKTHVGAHVLARLVADGWKVGVVAQSHAVVENMLCAAVEKAGLDPRLVAKDVKHNEPVPWTNCAKGDVEELLSRPGGALIGGTAWTMVGKEVPPGCLDLLVIDEAGQFSLANTMAVSRAAQRLLLLGDPQQLPQVTQGKHPEPVDESALGWLSDGHNTLPSHLGYFLALSWRLHPELCSAVSELSYDNRLEAAPAAALRELEGAAPGISCVYVQHSANSTASPEEAAEVVRQVQAHLGLKWLDPSDSPERRPLEETDILVVAAYNAQVQLIKHALRSAGLGKVRVGTVDKFQGQEAPVVIVSMAASAAEEVPRGMEFLLSRNRINVAVSRGQWRAVVVRSPELTNYLPTHPEGLENLGGFVALCQRSF, encoded by the coding sequence GTGTTCTTCCTCGATCCTGAGATAGCGGGCGCTCCGCAGGACCTGGTGTTCTCGGCCAGCGACCTCGTTATCGCTGCAACCTGCGAGTACCAGCTGCTGCGCAAACTCGACGAAAAGCTCGGCCGTTCCCCCAAACCGGACTTCGCCGCTGATGCCATGCTGGAACGTACTGCCGCCCTTGGCGATGTCCATGAGCATCGGGTCCTGGACGGGTTCGTGGAAGAGTTCGGGCATTGGGATGCGGCCACCGGGAAGGGCGTTTACGACGTCGTTCCCGCCTCTGCGATGGACCGCGCCACCCTTTCGGCCAAGCACGCGGAATCCATCGACGCCCTGCGGTCCGGAGCGGACGTGGTGTTCCAAGCCGCCTTCTTCGACGGCCAGTTCCATGGGCGGTCCGATTTCCTGGTAAAGCAGCCCGGTGGGCTCTATGCGGTGTTCGATACCAAGCTCGCCCGCCACGCGAAGGTCACAGCCCTCCTGCAGCTCGCAGCATACGGGGACCAACTCCTGAACGCGGGCATCACTCCGGACCCCACTGTCACCCTGGTGCTGGGCAACGGAGTCCACAGCGACCATCCGTTGTCCCGCATCCTTCCTGTCTTCAAGGAACGCCGCGAACGTTTCCTCACCATGACCGGAGCGCACGTGAGGGCAAGCGGGCCGGTGGAGTGGGGCGATCCCCGGTATTCCGCCTGTGGCCGCTGTGATTACTGCGCTGAACAGGTGGAAATTCACCGGGACCTCCTCATGGTGGCCGGCATGCGGATCAGCCGCCGCAAAAAGCTCATCGAATCCGGCGTCACCACCATTGATGAGCTGGCTGCCCTTCCAGCGGTTGGTGACTCCACCCTGCTCAGGCTCCGTGGGCAAGCCCAGTTGCAGACTGGCACGGGCACCCCCGATGGCACCGTCCACTACTCGGACAAGTCCGGGGAAGCCAAAGCCATCAGTTACAACGTCTTGCCGGAGAACACGCTTGACCGGCTCCCTGCCCCGGACCCCGGCGACATCTTCTTCGACTTCGAGGGCGATCCCCTGTGGCAGGATCCCGCTACCGGAAAGTGGGGGCTGGAGTACCTTTTCGGAGTCATCGAGAATCCTGTGGAACCTGGTGCCCGGCCCGTGTTCCGGCCCTTCTGGGCGCACTCACGTGCTGAGGAGGGCAGGGCATTTGTCGACTTCCTCGACTACGTGGCCCAGCGTCGCGCCCGCTATCCGGGTATGCACATCTATCACTATGCCGCCTACGAAAAGACCGCCCTGCGCAACCTTTCCTTGACGCATGTGGTGGGTGAAACCGCCGTCGACGACCTCCTGCGCCAAGGGGTCCTGGTGGACCTCTACGACACCGTCCGGCACAGCATCCGGGTCTCCGCGAATTCGTACAGCATCAAGAAACTCGAGCCCCTGTACATGGGGCAACACCTGCGCTCGGGCGACGTGACCGACGCCGGAGCTTCCGTAGTTGCCTACGCGGACTACTGCACGGCCCGGGACAACGGAAACGCCGGGGAAGCAGCAGCCATCCTCGAAGGCATCCGGGATTACAACGAATACGACTGTCTCTCCACCCTGGAACTTCGGAACTGGCTGCTTGCCCGTGCTGCAGAGCGCTCCATCGTTCCCGGCCATGCTGTGGCCGAGGCTGGAAAACAGGACGCCGAGCCCGAAAAATACGAGGCTCCGCCCGAAGAGAAAGCCCTGTTCGAGTACGTCGCCGGGCTGCCTGTGGAAGAACAGTCATCATCGGATTCACGGGCCATCGGCATCGTCGCCGCCGGAGTGGGGTACCACCGCCGGGAAGACAAACAGCATTGGTGGGGACACTTCGACAGGTTGGAAAAGCCGACCTCACAGTGGCCCGATGAACGCGACCTCTTCATAGTGGATCGCGCCGAGGTGCTCCAGGACTGGGCCAAACCCACTCCCCGCAGCAACCCCGCCCGGAAAGTGAAACTGCTTGGCCGGTCCGGAGACGGCGCTGGATTGGACGCCAGCAAGAAGTACTTCAGGATGTACCAGTCTCCCCTGCCGGATGCTCTGGCTTCGAAGGAATCCTCGGTGCTCGGCCGTGCAGGGTGGGGAGGAACCGAGGTCATCGAGGTAGGGGAAGACGACGATTTCGAGTCAGTCACCATAGTCGAGAAGCTGCGAAACGACTCCACGGAATTTGGCCAAACTCCCATGGCCTTGACACCCGACAGCCCGATTCAGACCACTGGACAAAGGGCCGCATTGGCTGCCTTGGCCACAAAGCTCCGCGCCTCGCTGCCTTCCTGGCCCAAGGATCCTGCCTTGGACCTTGTCCGTCGGAAACCGCCCAGGCTGGGCACCCTCACTGCACTGCCGTTGGTTCCCTCCGGGCCCGATGGCTACGTTGAGGCCATCACAGCGGCGGTCAAAGACCTGGATCACTCTTACCTTGCCGTTCAGGGTCCTCCAGGCAGCGGCAAAACCCACGTGGGCGCCCACGTACTGGCCCGGCTGGTGGCCGACGGGTGGAAGGTGGGCGTAGTGGCGCAGTCACACGCCGTAGTGGAGAACATGCTCTGCGCAGCCGTTGAGAAAGCAGGTCTCGATCCCCGGCTGGTGGCCAAGGACGTCAAGCACAATGAGCCCGTGCCCTGGACCAATTGTGCCAAGGGAGATGTGGAAGAGCTCTTGTCCAGGCCCGGCGGTGCCCTGATCGGAGGCACTGCGTGGACCATGGTTGGCAAGGAAGTGCCCCCTGGATGCCTCGACCTCCTGGTCATAGATGAAGCAGGACAGTTCTCCCTGGCGAACACCATGGCTGTCAGCCGCGCCGCGCAGCGTCTGCTGTTGCTGGGGGATCCCCAGCAGCTCCCGCAAGTCACCCAAGGCAAGCACCCGGAGCCCGTTGATGAATCGGCCCTGGGTTGGTTATCCGATGGCCACAACACGTTGCCGTCCCACTTGGGCTACTTCCTGGCGTTGTCATGGCGCCTGCATCCCGAACTGTGCAGCGCAGTCTCTGAGTTGTCCTACGACAACCGACTGGAGGCTGCCCCTGCCGCCGCCCTGCGGGAACTGGAAGGGGCCGCCCCCGGGATTTCCTGTGTCTATGTCCAGCACAGTGCCAACTCGACGGCCTCTCCTGAAGAAGCTGCTGAGGTTGTCCGGCAAGTGCAGGCCCATCTAGGCCTGAAATGGCTGGACCCTTCAGACTCTCCGGAACGCCGTCCCCTGGAGGAAACGGACATTCTGGTGGTCGCGGCCTATAACGCCCAGGTCCAGCTGATCAAGCATGCCCTTCGCAGCGCCGGACTCGGGAAAGTACGGGTGGGTACCGTGGACAAGTTCCAGGGCCAGGAAGCGCCCGTGGTCATCGTCTCCATGGCCGCCTCCGCAGCCGAAGAGGTCCCCCGCGGCATGGAGTTCCTGCTCTCACGCAACCGGATCAACGTGGCAGTCTCCCGCGGGCAGTGGCGTGCCGTCGTCGTACGTTCGCCCGAACTGACCAACTACCTGCCCACGCATCCGGAAGGGCTGGAGAACCTCGGCGGTTTCGTGGCCCTCTGCCAGCGATCCTTCTAG
- a CDS encoding nucleoside deaminase, producing MTETAQAFDPAFEAAYQAAQKSLSEGGIPIGAALARNGEVVASGHNERVQHGDPIAHGEMSALRAAGRQRTYLDTTLYTTLAPCAMCTGTIIQFKIPRVVVGEAETFPGEFDLLRSRGVEVVVLNDPRCVDMMRTFQEEHPELWAEDIAEQQPESGPLEGHKFA from the coding sequence ATGACTGAAACAGCCCAGGCCTTTGACCCTGCCTTCGAAGCCGCCTACCAAGCGGCGCAAAAGAGCCTCAGCGAGGGCGGCATCCCCATTGGAGCCGCTTTGGCCCGCAACGGCGAGGTGGTGGCCAGCGGCCACAACGAACGGGTCCAGCACGGCGACCCGATTGCGCACGGGGAGATGTCTGCGCTCAGGGCGGCAGGACGCCAGAGGACGTACCTCGACACCACTCTTTACACCACCTTGGCACCGTGCGCGATGTGCACCGGAACCATCATCCAGTTCAAAATCCCGAGGGTGGTGGTTGGCGAGGCCGAAACCTTCCCGGGCGAGTTCGACCTCTTGCGCTCACGTGGCGTGGAGGTGGTGGTCCTGAACGATCCCCGGTGCGTGGATATGATGCGTACTTTCCAAGAGGAACACCCCGAATTGTGGGCTGAAGACATCGCCGAACAACAGCCGGAAAGCGGCCCCTTGGAAGGCCACAAATTCGCCTAG
- a CDS encoding CBS domain-containing protein: MSAVREFMTTNAQCIEEDKTLQEAARLMRDMDCGSLPICGHDGKLTGFITDRDIVVKCLAEGKDAREVRASELATGKPYWVDADANVDEAVTMMEEHQVRRLPVISDHKLVGIISQGDIARNHYAEQRLGEMVEHISAKGHMAH; this comes from the coding sequence ATGAGTGCCGTACGCGAATTCATGACAACCAACGCCCAGTGCATCGAAGAGGACAAGACTCTTCAGGAAGCCGCCCGGCTGATGAGGGATATGGACTGCGGTTCACTTCCCATCTGCGGCCACGACGGCAAGCTCACCGGCTTCATCACCGACCGCGACATTGTGGTCAAGTGTTTGGCAGAAGGTAAGGACGCACGCGAAGTGCGTGCCAGCGAACTGGCCACAGGCAAGCCCTACTGGGTGGACGCCGATGCCAACGTTGATGAGGCCGTCACCATGATGGAAGAGCACCAGGTGCGTCGCCTGCCAGTCATCAGTGATCACAAACTGGTTGGCATCATCAGCCAAGGCGATATTGCCCGCAACCACTACGCCGAACAGCGCCTCGGCGAAATGGTGGAGCACATTTCCGCCAAGGGGCACATGGCCCACTGA
- a CDS encoding Tex family protein: MVTSNLQHQSADSAIHAQIAEELGVKAWQVKAAVELLDAGSTVPFIARYRKEVTGTLDDTQLRDLEERLRYLRELEERRKSVLEAIAAQGKLTPELEAAVVGADTKARLEDIYLPFKSKRRTKAQIAREAGLEPLADVLLSNPQLDPNAEAVKYLNAEHSIEDAAAALAGARAILVERVGQDADLAEDLRERLWKQGRMVSRVKKGMESEGQKFKDYFEFTQVPSGMPSHRVLALLRGEKDGVLELDLAEADPADDDALAAARGKYENAVAKCLGVANQGRPADTWLMQTAQLAWRGRILDRLTTDLRGRMFADAEDEAVRVFAANLRDVLLAAPAGNRATLGLDPGLRTGVKVAVVDGTGKVVTTDTIYPHAPARKWDEALATLGRLAKQYNVELVAIGNGTASRETDKLATELIKSLEAAGSKGIQKLVVSEAGASVYSASALAASELPGMDVSLRGAVSIARRLQDPLAELVKIEPKSIGVGQYQHDVTAAKLDRSLDAVVEDCVNAVGVDVNTASPALLSRVAGVGPLLSENIVAYRNENGPFAKRSDLKKVPRLGAKAFEQCAGFLRITGGAEPLDASSVHPEAYSVARKILVAAGGGPATALDPQAFVDGTFGLPTVKDIMSELEKPGRDPRPAFKAASFSEGIEKISDLKPGMILEGTVTNVAAFGAFVDVGVHQDGLVHVSALSNKFVSDPREIVKSGQVVRVKVLEADPERKRISLTLRLDDEPGSAGGRGSGGRASGGQSVGERAGSQRGGGQPGQRGGGQPGQRGGGQPGQRGGGQPGQRGGGQPGQRGGGQPGQGAPRQGQSDRGQGGSRQGRPQQSPEPANTAMAEALRRAGLGK; the protein is encoded by the coding sequence ATGGTGACTTCAAATCTCCAACACCAGTCAGCAGACTCAGCCATCCACGCCCAGATCGCCGAAGAACTCGGCGTCAAGGCGTGGCAAGTCAAAGCCGCAGTGGAACTGCTCGACGCCGGATCCACGGTCCCCTTCATCGCCCGCTACCGCAAGGAAGTCACCGGGACGCTCGATGACACCCAGCTTCGTGACCTCGAGGAACGGCTCAGATACCTGCGTGAGCTCGAGGAACGGCGTAAGTCCGTGCTCGAGGCGATAGCAGCGCAGGGCAAGCTGACACCGGAACTGGAAGCCGCCGTCGTCGGGGCCGACACCAAGGCGCGGCTGGAAGACATTTACCTCCCCTTCAAATCCAAACGGCGAACCAAGGCCCAGATCGCCCGCGAAGCCGGGCTGGAACCACTGGCGGACGTCCTGCTCTCCAACCCGCAACTGGACCCCAACGCCGAGGCCGTGAAGTACCTGAACGCCGAGCACTCAATCGAGGACGCTGCCGCTGCGCTCGCAGGGGCCCGCGCCATCCTGGTGGAGCGGGTGGGGCAGGACGCCGACCTCGCCGAGGACCTGCGCGAACGCCTTTGGAAGCAAGGACGCATGGTGTCGCGCGTGAAGAAGGGCATGGAGTCTGAGGGCCAGAAGTTCAAGGACTACTTCGAGTTCACGCAAGTGCCCTCCGGAATGCCTTCGCACCGGGTGCTGGCGCTGTTGCGTGGTGAAAAGGACGGTGTCCTTGAGCTGGACCTCGCTGAGGCGGACCCAGCCGACGACGACGCCCTGGCCGCCGCCCGCGGTAAGTACGAGAACGCGGTGGCCAAGTGCCTTGGGGTCGCCAACCAGGGACGGCCCGCCGATACCTGGCTGATGCAGACCGCCCAGCTCGCCTGGCGCGGACGGATCCTGGACAGGCTGACCACCGACCTCCGCGGACGTATGTTCGCTGACGCTGAAGACGAAGCTGTTCGTGTGTTCGCGGCCAACCTGCGCGATGTCCTCCTTGCCGCGCCTGCCGGGAACCGCGCCACCCTCGGGCTCGACCCCGGACTCCGGACCGGCGTGAAGGTGGCCGTGGTGGACGGCACGGGCAAGGTTGTCACCACGGACACCATCTACCCGCACGCACCTGCCAGGAAGTGGGATGAAGCGCTGGCCACCCTTGGCCGCCTCGCCAAGCAGTACAACGTGGAATTGGTGGCGATCGGCAACGGAACAGCCTCCCGCGAAACTGACAAGCTGGCTACCGAACTCATCAAGTCCCTCGAAGCTGCAGGGTCCAAGGGAATTCAGAAGCTGGTGGTGTCCGAAGCTGGAGCGTCTGTGTATTCGGCCTCCGCACTCGCCGCGTCCGAACTGCCAGGCATGGACGTTTCCCTCCGCGGCGCCGTGTCCATTGCCCGACGACTCCAGGATCCCCTGGCGGAGCTGGTCAAGATCGAGCCGAAGTCAATCGGCGTGGGCCAGTACCAGCACGATGTCACCGCAGCGAAGCTGGACCGCTCGCTGGATGCCGTGGTGGAAGACTGCGTCAACGCTGTGGGTGTGGATGTGAACACTGCCTCGCCGGCTCTGCTCAGCCGTGTGGCCGGCGTCGGACCGCTCCTGAGTGAGAACATCGTGGCCTACCGGAACGAGAATGGTCCGTTTGCCAAGCGCAGCGACCTCAAGAAAGTACCCCGGCTTGGAGCCAAAGCTTTCGAGCAGTGCGCGGGCTTCCTCCGGATCACCGGGGGTGCCGAGCCACTGGATGCCTCCAGCGTGCACCCGGAAGCATATTCTGTGGCCCGGAAAATTCTGGTCGCAGCCGGAGGCGGACCGGCCACGGCGCTTGATCCGCAGGCATTCGTGGACGGCACATTCGGCCTGCCCACCGTGAAGGACATCATGTCCGAGCTGGAGAAGCCCGGCCGGGACCCGCGTCCCGCGTTCAAGGCGGCCTCGTTCTCTGAGGGCATCGAGAAGATCTCAGACCTCAAGCCCGGCATGATCCTTGAAGGCACCGTTACCAACGTGGCAGCGTTCGGTGCGTTCGTGGACGTCGGGGTGCACCAGGACGGTCTTGTCCACGTGTCGGCGTTGTCCAACAAGTTCGTCTCGGATCCGCGCGAAATCGTGAAGTCCGGCCAGGTGGTCCGGGTCAAGGTCCTCGAAGCCGACCCCGAACGGAAGCGTATTTCCCTGACCTTGAGGCTCGACGACGAACCCGGCTCTGCGGGTGGCCGCGGCTCCGGCGGGCGTGCTTCGGGCGGGCAGAGTGTCGGCGAGCGTGCAGGTAGCCAGCGCGGCGGGGGACAGCCGGGTCAGCGTGGCGGGGGACAGCCGGGTCAGCGTGGCGGGGGTCAGCCGGGTCAGCGTGGCGGGGGTCAGCCGGGTCAGCGTGGCGGGGGTCAGCCGGGTCAGCGTGGCGGAGGTCAGCCCGGTCAGGGGGCGCCGCGGCAGGGACAGAGTGATCGCGGGCAGGGCGGCTCGCGGCAAGGAAGGCCCCAGCAGTCCCCGGAACCCGCGAACACTGCCATGGCAGAAGCGCTCCGCCGGGCCGGACTCGGGAAGTAG
- a CDS encoding alpha/beta hydrolase → MTQPWKPDILGEGFEQQTLTLDDGAVATLVRYLGNDRPYPDAESVGLDADVLYVHGWSDYFFQRHVADFWHRAGARFYALDLHNYGRSLSPDLVPGFVTSLSDYDADISAALSAMGRTGAAGATGTTGATGTTAEDRPLILLGHSTGGLTLSLWAARHPGMVSALILNSPWLEFQATELGRRAIAPLVGLHARLHPLAPLPPVDPGIYTRAVSATLDGEWDYNLEWRPDRGFPVTPAFLDAVFRGQATVAAGLGIDAPVLVLLSDKSYLQPKWSADALTADVALNVDAVAHRSLSLADTVTVSRLPNAFHDIFLSPEPIRREAFTRIGRWLPMALQPADAVGWDAKTAGL, encoded by the coding sequence ATGACCCAGCCATGGAAACCGGACATTCTTGGCGAAGGTTTTGAACAGCAAACGCTGACCCTCGACGACGGTGCTGTCGCCACCTTGGTGCGCTACCTTGGCAATGACCGGCCTTACCCCGACGCTGAAAGTGTTGGCCTCGACGCCGACGTCCTTTATGTGCACGGCTGGTCCGACTACTTTTTCCAACGCCATGTCGCAGACTTCTGGCACCGGGCCGGTGCCCGCTTCTACGCCCTGGATCTACACAACTACGGCCGGAGCCTAAGCCCGGACCTGGTACCGGGCTTTGTCACCAGTCTCTCCGACTATGACGCCGACATCTCAGCCGCCCTGTCCGCCATGGGCCGCACAGGCGCTGCCGGGGCTACCGGGACTACCGGGGCTACCGGGACTACCGCTGAGGATCGGCCGCTTATCCTGTTGGGGCACTCCACCGGCGGACTCACGCTCAGCCTGTGGGCTGCCCGCCACCCCGGCATGGTTTCAGCACTGATCCTCAACAGTCCCTGGTTGGAATTCCAGGCGACCGAACTCGGCCGGCGTGCCATTGCGCCGTTGGTTGGGCTCCACGCCCGGCTCCACCCTTTGGCCCCACTGCCACCAGTAGATCCGGGCATCTATACCCGGGCAGTATCAGCCACCTTGGATGGCGAGTGGGACTACAACCTCGAATGGCGGCCAGACCGGGGCTTCCCGGTTACTCCGGCCTTCCTCGACGCCGTGTTCCGCGGCCAAGCCACCGTTGCCGCCGGTTTGGGCATCGACGCACCAGTCCTGGTATTGCTCTCGGACAAGAGCTACCTGCAGCCCAAGTGGTCCGCCGATGCGCTCACTGCCGACGTTGCCTTGAACGTGGACGCAGTGGCCCACCGGTCGTTGTCCTTGGCGGACACCGTAACTGTGAGCCGGCTGCCCAATGCCTTCCACGACATCTTCCTGTCCCCCGAGCCCATCCGGCGCGAAGCATTCACCCGGATCGGACGCTGGCTGCCTATGGCTTTGCAACCAGCGGACGCGGTGGGGTGGGACGCCAAGACAGCGGGTTTGTAG
- a CDS encoding DUF1622 domain-containing protein, whose amino-acid sequence MDFQHIIEQVGRYMDAAGVAVMVIGALVSIPLALRGYQPKRARGLTPFTPYRSYRQLLGRSILLGLELLVAADIIRTVAVTPTFESVGVLAIIVLIRTFLSFSLELEITGKWPWQKEKGPDAGEPLRSTS is encoded by the coding sequence ATGGATTTCCAGCACATCATTGAGCAAGTTGGCCGGTACATGGACGCGGCCGGGGTGGCGGTCATGGTGATCGGAGCGCTGGTTTCCATCCCGCTCGCGCTGCGCGGGTATCAGCCCAAACGCGCACGCGGCCTCACTCCGTTCACGCCCTACCGCTCGTACCGGCAACTGCTTGGCCGGTCCATCCTCCTGGGCCTGGAGCTTCTGGTGGCGGCCGACATCATCCGTACCGTCGCCGTCACCCCCACTTTTGAAAGCGTCGGAGTGCTGGCAATCATCGTGCTCATCCGGACCTTCCTCAGCTTCTCCCTCGAGCTGGAAATTACGGGCAAATGGCCGTGGCAGAAGGAAAAGGGCCCCGACGCCGGCGAGCCGCTACGATCGACGTCATGA
- a CDS encoding MSMEG_6728 family protein, with protein MQTFLPFADFRESAKALDTSRLGKQRVEALQVLRALVIPEYGWQQHPAVRMWMGHVPALTMYGLAMADEWMERGHPDNTRANIAEFAPQAAHPDYASRIVMPPWLGYEDLHLSHRSKLLSKDPKYYAQLFPGTEEKLEYVWPEPKHEFHPEDPEEDRLLILRSNVEDLRPEQLTVVSMPPHGKAKATPATDPDEYQFVYAEEKSRRQVGGPKKRPVAPPEKKPTRKRQAQERAFNTLPGKTELAVPFDNGQTFAVGLIQGRPITVDGRFARNFEVTNVIKRSDFDYPALLQDPRVFFPVPAPAL; from the coding sequence ATGCAGACTTTCCTCCCTTTCGCCGATTTCCGTGAAAGTGCCAAAGCCCTCGACACTTCCAGGCTCGGCAAGCAGCGCGTCGAAGCGCTCCAGGTCCTCCGCGCGTTGGTGATCCCGGAGTACGGTTGGCAGCAGCACCCGGCTGTCCGGATGTGGATGGGCCATGTCCCCGCGCTGACCATGTACGGCCTGGCCATGGCCGACGAATGGATGGAACGTGGGCACCCGGACAACACGCGCGCGAACATCGCCGAGTTCGCCCCGCAGGCAGCCCACCCGGACTATGCCTCCCGGATTGTCATGCCGCCGTGGCTCGGATACGAGGACCTGCACCTCAGCCACCGGTCCAAGCTGCTCAGCAAGGACCCCAAGTACTACGCACAGCTGTTCCCGGGCACGGAGGAAAAGCTGGAATACGTGTGGCCTGAGCCCAAGCACGAGTTCCACCCCGAGGACCCGGAAGAGGACCGCCTCCTGATCCTTCGCTCCAATGTCGAAGACCTCCGCCCGGAGCAACTCACCGTTGTGAGCATGCCCCCGCACGGCAAGGCGAAGGCAACACCGGCCACGGACCCTGACGAGTACCAGTTTGTGTACGCCGAGGAGAAGTCCCGCCGCCAGGTGGGCGGTCCCAAGAAGCGGCCGGTTGCACCCCCGGAGAAGAAGCCCACGCGGAAGCGCCAAGCCCAGGAGCGCGCCTTCAACACCTTGCCCGGCAAGACGGAACTGGCGGTACCCTTCGACAACGGCCAGACATTCGCCGTTGGTTTGATCCAAGGCCGGCCCATCACGGTAGATGGCCGGTTTGCCCGCAACTTCGAAGTCACCAACGTGATCAAGCGCTCCGACTTCGACTACCCCGCGCTCCTTCAGGATCCCCGGGTCTTCTTCCCGGTCCCGGCGCCGGCGCTGTAG
- a CDS encoding adenosine deaminase, whose translation METFDEKTVTTAPPVAELHLHIEGTLQPELIFALAERNGIELPYQDIEELREKYQFTDLQSFLDLYYANMAVLQTEQDFTDMTRAYLERAAAGGVRHAEIMMDPQAHVSRGVALETCVNGVANALATSEEDFGVSTLLIAAFLRDMSEDSALEVLDQLLAMHAPIVGIGLDSAEVGNPPSKFERLYQRAGEAGLRRIAHAGEEGPASYITEALDVLHVERIDHGIRCMEDTEVVQRLVAEQVPLTVCPLSNVRLRAVDKLADHPLPEMLAIGLNVCVNSDDPAYFGGYVDDNFEQLAKVLEFSVPEQATLAANSIRSSFASDARKSVLLDEVTEWVKASVPHP comes from the coding sequence GTGGAAACTTTTGACGAGAAAACTGTCACCACGGCGCCCCCGGTTGCCGAATTGCACCTGCACATCGAAGGGACTCTCCAGCCAGAGCTGATCTTTGCCCTGGCCGAACGTAACGGCATTGAGTTGCCGTACCAAGACATCGAGGAACTGCGCGAGAAGTACCAGTTCACGGACCTGCAGTCCTTCCTGGACCTGTACTACGCCAACATGGCTGTGCTGCAGACAGAGCAGGACTTCACCGACATGACGCGTGCCTACCTGGAGCGGGCTGCCGCCGGGGGAGTGCGCCACGCGGAAATTATGATGGATCCCCAAGCGCATGTCTCCCGCGGTGTCGCCCTGGAAACCTGCGTCAACGGAGTGGCCAACGCCTTGGCTACCTCGGAAGAGGACTTCGGGGTCTCTACGCTGCTCATTGCCGCATTCCTGCGGGACATGTCCGAGGACTCCGCCTTGGAGGTTTTGGATCAGCTCCTTGCCATGCACGCGCCCATCGTGGGCATCGGTCTGGACTCGGCAGAGGTGGGTAATCCGCCGTCGAAATTTGAACGCCTGTACCAGCGCGCCGGCGAGGCTGGGCTCCGCCGGATAGCCCACGCAGGAGAAGAAGGTCCGGCCAGCTACATCACCGAGGCGTTGGACGTGCTTCACGTGGAGCGGATTGACCACGGCATCCGCTGCATGGAAGACACCGAGGTGGTCCAGCGGTTGGTGGCCGAGCAGGTGCCGCTGACGGTCTGCCCGTTGTCCAACGTTAGGCTGCGCGCAGTGGACAAGTTGGCTGACCACCCGTTGCCCGAAATGCTGGCCATCGGCCTGAATGTTTGCGTGAACTCGGACGACCCCGCCTACTTTGGCGGCTACGTGGACGATAACTTTGAGCAGCTGGCCAAGGTCCTGGAATTCTCGGTGCCGGAGCAGGCTACGTTGGCTGCCAACTCCATCCGTTCCTCGTTTGCCAGTGACGCGCGGAAATCCGTCCTGCTGGACGAGGTCACTGAGTGGGTAAAAGCCTCGGTACCCCACCCTTAG